From the Arvicola amphibius chromosome 2, mArvAmp1.2, whole genome shotgun sequence genome, one window contains:
- the Tgfa gene encoding protransforming growth factor alpha produces MSVGSPGCRGLSSTSRQQELSSFETPAASKCLVLSCSPTRTFAFPISPRANQTWCLAEMAQGRELGQPALPSMCARRTALLWMLPIFAPADSPVAAAVVSHFNDCPDSHTQFCFHGTCRFLVQEEKPACVCHSGYVGVRCEHADLLAVVAASQKKQAITALVVVSIVALAVLIVTCVLIHCCHIRKHCEWCRALVCRHEKPSALLKGRTACCHSETVV; encoded by the exons ATGAGCGTCGGGTCTCCAGGATGTAGGGGCCTCTCGTCAACTTCACGACAACAGGAACTGAGCAGTTTTGAAACTCCAGCTGCTAGCAAGTGCCTGGTGCTGAGCTGCTCCCCAACCAGAACATTTGCTTTTCCCATCAGCCCCAGAGCTAATCAGACGTGGTGCCTGGCCGAGATGGCCCAGGGCAGGGAACTGGGCcagcctgccctgccctccaTGTGCGCTAGAAGGACAGCCCTCCTTTGGATGCTGCCCA TCTTCGCCCCAGCAGACTCCCCCGTGGCGGCTGCAGTGGTGTCTCACTTCAACGACTGCCCAGATTCCCACACTCAGTTCTGCTTCCATGGAACCTGCAGGTTTCTGGTGCAGGAGGAGAAGCCAGCGTGTGT CTGCCACTCTGGGTACGTGGGTGTTCGCTGCGAGCATGCAGATCTCCTGGCCGTGGTGGCTGCCAGTCAGAAGAAACAGGCCATCACTGCCTTGGTGGTGGTCTCTattgtggccctggctgtcctgattGTCACCTGTGTGCTGATCCA CTGCTGCCACATCCGCAAACACTGTGAGTGGTGCCGCGCCCTTGTCTGCAGACACGAGAAGCCCAGCGCCCTTCTGAAGGGAAGGACCGCTTGCTGCCACTCTGAGACAG TGGTCTGA